GCTCAATTACAGGGCAATCAAGATAAAATACTTACAAACTGGTAAATTGTATAAGAAAGCATTCCTATGGATGTAACCATGACTTCTGTGGCTCTCCAAATATGCTACCTAAACTAAAGGCATCCTTACAGGGCTTCATTGTATGTAAATATCCTGTAGAAACAAGTCTAggaagtgttttaaaacaactcatttgttgtatttttataaaagagTGTGAGCAACATGTAACAAACAGTTCACTTctatttgggggggttgttaTTTTAATAGCTACAGAGATGACTCTTACAACACATCGCTGTGGTCAGCAGAAAAGAACATGTACGCGCTTGCAGCAGatgaagaaacttttccttaCAGCTACTCAGACATGTTTGATGATAGTGAAATGACCGGCTTTGAGTTTGAGTATGACTTTTGTCAGCCTAAGATACTGACGTGCACTCCAGAACCAGACGCGTTTAATCCCTGTGAAGACATCCTGGGGTACAGCTTCCTCAGGGTTCTCATCTGGTTCATAAACATCCTCGCCATTGCTGGCAATTTCACTGTGCTCCTCGTCCTCATAACCAGCCATTACAAGCTCACGGTTCCCCGCTTCCTCATGTGCAACCTCTCCTTTGCTGACTTTTGCATGGGACTCTACTTGCTGCTCATCGCTTCGGTCGATGCCCAGACAAGCGGCCAGTACTACAACCACGCCATAGACTGGCAAACCGGCAGCGGCTGCAGTACTGCTGGCTTCTTCACCGTCTTTGCGAGCGAGCTGTCCGTCTACACGCTGACGGTGATCACCATCGAGAGATGGCACACAATCACCTACGCCATGCAGCTGGACCGCAAGCTGCGGCTGCGGCACGCTGTGCCGATCATGCTTGGTGGCTGGGTATTCTCCATCCTGATTGCGGTGCTGCCGCTGCTGGGGGTCAGCAGCTACATGAAGGTCAGCATTTGTTTGCCCATGGATATCGAAACGGGTCTTTCCCAAGCCTACATACTCCTCATCTTGGTGCTCAATGTTGTAGCCTTCATTGTCATTTGTGCTTGTTACATCAAGATATACATAGCTGTCCAGAACCCGGAGCTGGTAGCTGCCAATAAAGATACCAAAGTTGCCAAGAGAATGGCCATACTCATCTTCACGGATTTCACCTGCATGGCCCCTATTTCCTTCTTTGCCATCTCCGCTGCCTTTAAGGTGCCTCTCATCACAGTGACAAACTCCAAGAtcttgttggttttattttaccCGGTCAACTCCTGCGCAAACCCGTTTCTGTACGCGATTTTCACCAAAGCGTTTCAAAGGGATTTCTTTCTGCTGATGAGCAAGCTTGGCTGCTGTAAGAGCCGAGCGGAGCTTTACCGGATGAACTATTTCTCTGCTTACGCCTCCAACTGCAAAAATGGCAGCTCAGCCGCAGGCCCCAGCAAGGCCTCACAAGCACTGCTGTTTCTGTCAGCACTAGAAAAGCCGTACAAGACACGGCGCCCTACAAAGAAAAGTCAACTGGAGCACCAGTAGATGCAGCACCTCACAGTGCTGGCTGCAATTATTTCAGTGACCAGGGATTTTCTTACAGTATCTTAAACAtctcacaataaataaaaacacaagtcAATAATTCTTATGCAACAACGCTGTTCTGAGGTTCAAAGCggtattttcccttttcttctgctgtaatGATAGGTATGGAAGGTGATTATTAGGTGAAACACTGCTTCAGGGGAACTGGGGGAGTCCAGTAGTCAAGGTGCTCTTGAAGTTAATgtgtactgcagtgactgcagtcTGCCTCCTTTCTTTCCAGATCTGCTTCCCTGTGGTACTTAAAGCCTGTCTGCTACCTTTTGTGCCTTCTTTTTCTACTACTATTAGCTATGCTGGCATTGTTGGGTTAAAGAAAGGGCACTAGACTAGATGCCTCCCTTCATTTCATCAACAGAAACTTCCAATTACACAGCCACATACACCCAGTTAAAGAACAGCATTCATCAAGCAGCGTTGTAAAGATGTCACCAAGGAGGAGTTGACCTGCTGAACCTCTGTTACTAGCAATTTCACAGATTACATTAGATCTCAGTTAGAGCTTGTAAgtcatttactttaaaataaaataaaaaataacccaTATGCAGCCATGCATGATCTGGAAATTGAAAGTGATGCAATAGCTGCAGAACACCAAGTACTGTATTTTGTATAtcatacatgcacacatatgAATCACATAAACTGTGAAGGCCCCCTCTCAGCAGCAGGAtagctgctgcctgcacaggcAAAtagctgctgcttgttttctctcCAGGGGCAATCTCATGGATTATTTACATCTGCCCCCCCTTCAGCGTCACTGGTGCCAGTGGCATTCAGGATGCTCTGGGGACTCCTCAGCACTCACATTCCAACCCCATTCCCAGCTGATAAATAGTTACTTTTCAGTGACTGTTTTTccattgaaatgttttttcattttccaccaCGCATTGTCTGATGCTAAGGAGATCCAGATTTGTGGCTGCATTCCTAATTCGAATAAGAATCGAGCATTCCTTTGTTACTGCAGCATTACAAAGGGGCTTAGTTACGGGCTCCACAAGGAAAGCTCACAGTTCTGTGGACAGAAAGAGATGCAATagctgcagaggctgcagctcaAGCCTCTTCTTGGGCTACTTACTCTTGACAGATTGGATTCACTTTCTCTAATAGGAGGAGTGTATTACAGTGTCAGCAAACCAATCTGGTAGCTTGAGACCTACATATGGCAGTTTGCTTCACAGAAGGTAAAGTAAATGTGTTTTATCTGGGCTTGTAATCAAAGTTTTAGTGTCTTAGATCACATTCTGTAGATGAGACCCACAATACCTGAAGGCAGATCCCCAGATGGTGTAATATGCACCTCCCCTGCAGTCAGCAGAAAAATGCAGCACCGTAAGGTCTGCGCTTACACCAGAACAGACCCAGTCCAACAGCTCTTGATGGCCACTGAAAGTGTAGACTGTGATGTgtaagaaaatgtgtttgttatGATCACTTTAAACCccttacattttctttcaagtctgTGACAGCAACAGTATGAAAATCTGTGTTCCAAAGCGTACCTCTTGTTGCCACAACACAGCGCTGCAAATTAAATTTGCTTCACATCAGTGACAGTGATTCTTCGTGGTATTGAATGGTTTAGCACTAGCTTATAATTGCGTTAATTAGAAATAACATCTCTGACCCTCCCTTACCTTCAGCTTAATGCCATGATTTCAGTCAGTACAGCAGGTCTGTGCACAAGCATAACTGTACTCATGAGCAGTTGACATACAGGGGGAATAAAGCAAGATACAGAAGTGAAGGAGACTGTTACAACTCTGTTTAGCGATCAGTAGGAATTCCATGTGAGATACCTCTTTATATGTACCAGATGCTGAGCTTAGCAGATGAAGAAAGGGGCCTACTGCAGGATATTTACCTAAAAAAGGGACTGGAAAAAacagtaggggaaaaaaaacataggaCAAGGCAAAACAATGTCTTGAGTGGGCATCAGCTGATTTACTTAAATTGCACTTCAACAGGATGAAGGCTCACTTATATAAGTCAAATTTTTCAATACACAGAAATGAGCAAGCAACGCTTTAATAAAGATTTAGATTCACATACAAGCTACATGCTATTCTGTCTTATTGTTCTTGGTAAACTTCCCTTCTTTGTAGTGTAAAGTTTTAGACAGCCATTTACTGAAGTACCTTCAATGGCCATAACTGGTATTACACACTTCACCCTATCTGCAGCAAAGAGTTTGCTAAACTGTAAGTAGTGTCAATCAAAAGCATTAATATGATAAATTATTAAGATCAAAACCACTCCGATCTGATTACTCCTCAAGGCATGGACTAAAGTAATTAGCCAACTGAGCTTACATTTTAATAAGGAACAGTTTTTTCCAGTATAAAAATTCCTAACTTCTGGTATTTTTAGTtagctgtaaatatttcattcaaagCTGTATGTCTTTGCCAATTTTCATTCAAGAACGCTGGAAACAAAGAGCAATTCTTACGTGGTTGGATGAAGGAAAATGGAAGCACACCCTTGTGCGGCAGTACAAGCAGCCCACACAGACAGGCTATAGCTCTGCACCGGGAAAACCACTGCAGACACTCCCAAGGAAGATCTGCAGAGCGGCTTAGCAGGAGTTAGAAAACTGGCGATGATACATATTTAGTAGCCATTTTCTCACATACGTCAAAGGTTGTGATAGCAACAGCAAAACCCTACTTTAATCCATAAAATTCATATATTTGATAACTCAGGAAGACACTAGATGGACTCCATATTAAGGTTTCTTCATATAAAGAATGTACCGGTTTAGAAAATGCAACTGAATGAAAATTAAGGGGATACTCAGTGGCATAGCTAAGCTGTCTTCAGTATCCCTTTTGATTCAGGTCAGCTTTAGCCAGAAAtaacagatatatatatatatatatacacacacacacagtcagCAAAGCTTCAGGATGAAAGAtagtccttttttattttaatagctctTGGTACATGTGgtccaggaaaagcaaaagtggaTGAAAAAGCATCAACTCATAAATCTTAAAAGAAGTTTGGGAAgatagtattaaaaatatacttttaattCCAGATGAGTAATTTATATAGTGAACATCATACGTGGACTGCACAGAGTTTGCATCAAGctgtcaaaaaaacaaacaaaaaatcccttgCAAAAACATTAAAGTATGAGAAATGTTTCAAGAACTGAATACAAAAGCAGATTAGGGTAATAGATAGAACACATATAATAATTACAAATTGGGAAAGTTTAGATgagatagaagaaaaaaatcatttcctacTCCAATGTTTATCCTGCACATCTCAGCACCCACTCACAGATGAACAGGCGCCATAAGGGTGCTGAGAGCTCTGATTCCTCACCTTCATGTAGAAGCAGTCTTTAACAACACAAGCAGAAAGGCACAGAAGAAGCAGCTGCCCATCTTTAAAACTGTCCTGTGCTGCACTACCTCTGCTTCCAGTCTTTTTCAgaccagagaagagaaggctctggggaggcctcatagtggcctttcagtacctcAGCAGGACCTACAAGAAAGTCAGAGcgggactctttatcagggagcgTAGTGATACAACAAAGGgtaatagctttaaactaaaagagggtaggtttagattagataacatgaagaaattctttactgtgagggtggtaaGGCGCTGGACCAGGCTGCACAGAGAAATTGTTGACATCCCCTCCCTGCAAGTGTTCAAAGCGGGGTTGGatgggctttgagcaacctagtggaaggtgtccctgcccgtggctggggcagggcagaatTAGATTATTCTAATGATACCTGTGCTGCCAAGTTGAAGTTGGTACCGCAGGTCATAACCTATGCGTTCCTGTAGCATGAACGCTTCAGAGCCTGTAAAAGTACTGATATCTACAAGCATCTACCATGTGGGAAGAGCTACATTTCCTGCACATTCATGGGTCTGAAGTGTAGCATCAGTCCAGCCACAAGCCAGCTGAACAGGAACAAAGAAATTATATGCCATAACATTTAAACTATTCTGGATACACAACTCTTCGCATACCACCCGCAATATccataaaaagacaaaagaaatgcCACACTCAGGCCTTCTAGTTCAGTGTTCCTTCTTAGAAGAGTGGACAGTAGCAGGTAAGTCCAAAAGAACACGCAGTAAACTCAAAAGGTAGTTAAACACATACCGCCTGAAGGAATCATCTCAATGCTATCAGCACAAAGGTTTCTACCATGATGAACAATGGCTGGTTTTCTTCCCTTGTTCCCCACGTTCTCTCCAACTCTCTCCTttactttccttctcttctcaaggGTTTGGCAGCCTCCCACAGAGTAGAGAGAACCAAAGCATGTCATGCTGTCTTCCTTCAGCAGATGCAGCCAGGAGAGAGGGTTGCCAGACCCCAGGAGACGCACCTGCCCCTGTAGTGGGATGATCCTCTGAGTCAGCCCTTTAACTTGTGATATTGCCCTTCAAGGAACAGAAGCTAATTAGGAGAAAGCTACAGCTATGAAGGGCGGGGGCCTGGACCTAAAACAATATAACTTCTTTTTGATCTCTATTTTTAGAtgaagaaacaagaagaaaatgctcCAAACTGCTGGGAATGCAATTCCTATGGCAGGGTGAGCTATTGTCACAGGCGTGACTTCTACACATTTCTCTAAGCAAAGTTACATttaggaaagacaaaaaaaactcACTGCTAGAAATGTATACGAGatgacattttattattatgcaCAATTTGTATCATTCACAGCCTACTGGTCTGTAGTCATAGAAGGCAGTGGATATGCACAGAACTGAAGTTAAATGACTTCACATtgacagtgaaaataaatcacattctAATGTTAAATCACACTATTCATTACATCTCAGCAGACGTAGAAGGTATAGAATAAACAATAATAGTTCTCATATATTGAGCTGAAGGGTCTTCTGCCCCCATTTCCTGACTTGCATATAAAGTGCCTACCTTTAAGCTGAagccaaaaaataaaccaacacaCAAggttaacaacaaaaaagcaagggaCAGGAAGGAAAGTAGGGAAAACTACACAACTGAAATAGCCACAAGTTTCAGACTTGTACAgataaagcttttttcttttttttttttttttggaactcagtctttgaaaataaatatcactTACAACTGTGTAGTTTTAGATTTCAAGTCATACTTCagctcttatttaaaaaaaaaaaagaaacaaaaccaatggAATTGAAGTTTACTTAAATACAGTCATTTGGTATTCCATGACTTCCTTCAATTGCTAACACAGTCAATGTTCTAGTCTTTACAGCTATTCACTCCAACAATGCTTCTTTAGCggaaaagtaatgaaataatcagaaaacagcaaagacaAATGAGCAGGTAACAATACAGTGTTTTAATTTGCATGTATTAAGAAcacattttacatattttgcaAGTTCAcagtctttcttttaaatgacaaaataggAAGTCCAGTTGTTTCACGGACAGTAAGGGAATAAGGCCACAGTTCTAAAGTACATTCTTCGGTGAGGCTTCACCACTCTGCATCTCCAATGGCTTTTGCAAAAACATAGTCCTTACCCTCAAAGGACATCACTCCATCCTTTAAGTAGAACTTCCATTTGTTCTTACTTCGATGTATCTGATGAGAGAATTAAATCACCcgaccccgcccccccccaaaaaaaaatttagaccataataaaaaaagaacgTTTAAGCAAAGCTTGGTttaaaaaacttgtttttcctttaaaattctgATAGCTCAAAACATGCAAGACACTTTCCCTGAACGCAGCACAAATATTCAATAGAGGCAGCAGATTTCAGTTGTATATACCAGATTCTTTGGCCTCTCAAGGGAACAACTTCCTGAATCTTACTCTTGTCACATTCAAGTTTTCCCACCTCCCTTTAAAAACACCAATTACGTAAAACATCCCTCTTACGCCCTCACCCACATCCCCCGCAAGGCAAAGGTAGCTGTGTGAAACCTTATGCTGGCTGGAAAACAAGATAATAATGAAGCAATTTGATTACTGTACCACTCCGAAAATACACTGCACCTTGCAAATATGTATGGTTTAACTGAAATGCAGTCATTTCCTTTTCCCATACGCATGACAAAGCAATACTGCATACACAGGCATGTAAGGATAAGGCTAAAAACATGAAAACGTTGCTCAAAAGCAAATACTGCCAtacaaaacagtaagaaaaatgtgCATATTATTTCTTAAGTCCTGCAAAACAACCTATACTACAGAAAGTTTATGTTTAATACTAAAAGAAGGAATCTTAAACATCTCTAACAATTCCTTGGGTTTTAAGCATCAGCCTATTTCCAGATTCAGGAAATAAGGGGAAAAGAATTAAAGACAATCATTTTGCCTTCAGCATTCTTTTATAGATAACTATATAATTTAACAGGTAACTATTTCCATCTACTTTCTACTAGATCtacttgtttttattaaatctaTGTAGAAAGGAGAAGTTACCAGCATTTCCCCCAGCTTCTCTAACTATCAATTTTCTGCAACATCTGATATTAAAATTTCCTACAGACATGTCCAGAATTGGACTTACtagtttttaaaagattttttttcaactcaTTACAGACAAAACTTGCTATAAATAGCAACATCCACTACCTGTAGCATCCATAACATCAAACTAAGTTATGATGCTTCAAAATTTGGTGCAACTTTTCAATACAATACACACTAGCTCAATTTCAGATGCATTTTCCACACACATCCCTGCAGctacattttccaaaataacaaGCTTCAGAAACATTCAATCTGTTACACTTGAGTAAAGACAATTTTCTCAGCAGCCCACTGTTTCCTAAAGCACAGACCCCTTTAAGGCAGACCTAGTTGAACACACAAGAAAAATTATCACTAGTCTCTTCTGAAAGCATAAAAGCAAAGTCACTTTGTTTGGAAACTACTAGACATATTTTTCCAcgtttgctttcaaaataagaTGCGCGCTTTGTTTTGTCAACTTTTAAGATATAAACATGCAAGTGCCCAAAACATACCTAGTACTTAATTTGATCTCTGAGAATTCAAAATAAGGTTaagttttaaacattaaaataaagcaggacAAAATGGCCTTTAGTGACTGTTTGGCTTTTCAGTAACAGGAATTCTGGTAGTAAAGTCTTTCAGGAAGCACTTCAAAGACAAAAGATAGTACACACACACCTTTTCCTATTCCCTATTTCAGAAGTCTTAATTCATGGCCAAAGATGCATGTATACATCCATGAAGCTGTTcacataacttaaaaaaattaaggaaatgcATAAGCTTTTGCAGCTTTACAAGTCTTAATTTTGAAAGATTCAGCCCcttactctttttctttatgaacCCTTCGATTGtcctcatttcagaaaatagcATACAAGTCTTCAGAGTACTGTCAGCTAAACACATCATTTAAACACTCAATTAttacagcatttgtttttccttaaaagatACTGACAGCAGTCCAGATATGGATTTGCTGAAGATACTATTTATAATGATTAAGGGACAAAGATAACTACATACTGTACCTTGTCATACTGACAAACTATCACGTTATCTGTGTCAAACAAGTCTGGAACGTCCTGTTCACTGACATCATCATCAGAATTTAATGGGTCCTAgagtttaaaaatgcatttaagaagtattttataCATTCTTGCAAAAATAGTGTTGAATAACTTGACATTAAACACAACCAGAACAATAAAGGTtaacaccaaaaaaatcaaGACTTAGAAGCTATGGTCCGCAAAGCTCACTTAGAATCATCTTTACATGCTTATGTTCTCAAAAAcatccccccaaaacaaacaataaaaacaaaccaccacaaaaaaaaaaaaaaggtcaaaataaagcagaactcCTAAATGCCAAAGCTGACCCCAGTAACTGGAATGCTCATCAACTGTCCAGACTCTAAGCTAATCCTCTTGTGAACATTAAGGACACaaaatttcatctgttttaaataaaaaaaaaaataaaataagagtgCTACACTTCTATCGTGCTGTTCTCTGTCTAATCCCCTGTGGTTCTTCAGAAGGAATAATACAACTAGATTTGTATCCGGATCTTACTTAAAAGAACTCAATTCCACTGAGGTCAGGGTTTCACCATAGAATTTAATGCTggtgattaaatattttaagtgatcCAATAAACAAATGATCTCATTCATTTGTTCGTGCTCCTCATAATGAGCCCTCTCATAATTCCTCAGTGGCATCTCCTCTTGAGAGAGACATGTAACCTAACTACGCTCTCTGCATTAAACTTAGCAGGAGCTGTTCTGGGTCCAACAGTTCAGTATTCAAGGTAGATACGGTATTGTAACGTGCTTCACAAGGCTTGAAAGTAAATTACCTCCTCAACAATATCTATTTGGGGCTCTTCATTATCACAGCTACTGCTGCTAGAATCCATGTTTGAAATACTGTCACCTTCTTCATCCTCTccttcatcctcatcctccAGAATTTTTAGATCCTCTGATTCAATAATACCAATGAATTCATTCTCTTCTGTATCTTTTGTGTGTGGTATTTCTTCCTTGGGAGAAGCATCACCGGTTCCATCTAGCTGAATTATGCCTTCAATGTCACTGCAGATATCCTTCTCTGATCGTAAATTAGATTCCACCTGCTCAGTAGGTTCCAGCtgacaacaataaaaaagacCAGAGATGGCTTTTAAGTTAACGCCACATAGCTTTCATTGTTCAGTACAAAGCCTgagatttttgtttaataaagcAACAAGATTCACGGCACTTACTTAAGTGGGAGTTTCAAATCCTGGACTACTTGTAAACCCTGAGTATGTTTGAAAAATCTTGTTCTTACACCTACCTTAAATGGAATCCATGTCAAATATTCATTCCCTCagtaatacagaaatatattttcttagacttttctttaaacactATTGTACTTGACTTCTTCAGAAAATGATGTTCAAACTGGCCTctagaattttctttaaaatagaaattctaACTTAAAAACTATTCcttatttttgaagtaaaaagaTGAATCCATTTCTTTCCCTCAAATCAAAGTGCTTTGtttaaatacaatataaaaagcTGAGAATAAATACCTCAGTACTTCAAGTATTTCATAAAAGCATTAGAATTCCAAAACAGAAAGTTCACAGGAGCATAAAAGAGCTTTAAGCTTTCAGTGATCTTAGGTTTCTCATTAAATCTTTATTGGAGCACTACATTCACATCCACGTACACTTTCTAATTCAAGAAAGTTAACACTTTTTTGATCTTCCATTCTTCCTACAGACAGTCGTCATCATTCTGCCCAAGTGTAGATGAGCAACATAAGATGCTTTCTACTTACAGTCATTTTCCATTACTGttattaaatttgtatttaataaatTTGCCTCGATATCATATAAGCACTACAATTCAAAATCAGCACACCAGCCTCAAGTTATATTTGCAAACAATTTCTGGAACATAGATTTGATGAAGTCAGAACAGAGGCTTGttcaataaaatcatttttaagttTTCCACAGAGCTCTAGCTGAATTCTAGCTTGTCAGGACTTTCTTCCTAAGGAAATATGTTTCTTTCCAGCAGATTTTCACTTATGGAATCTGACTTTTCATACTCAGTATGGGCTGTCAATATAAGTTAATTGCTCTTCACATGTTATGAGTTAAAATTAATCCCTGTTGACAATCCAAAAGCAATTTTACAACTGGCCAGTATCCACACACAGATTCAGCATCAAAATGACATGGTAGTTCTCAAAGCATCATTCATGCTTGCTCAGAGGCAAAAACCAATTATCTCAAAAAATAGTCTATAAGTCTGTGAATGCACTGTATCTATCCAACGCACCGACAGCGTTTTTCAGATTGACATTGTATtcaatacaaatatttcaacAACATTTGCaaccaaaattttaaatataaaaataagcagtCAGCTAAATGCTCTTCAAAACAAGCTCAAGAATGAACCttaaaatgatgatttttatCATCATTCATAGGTACTACTTACAGACATCTTTGATCACATCTCTTAAAAACTTGTTCTTCAAACAACCATCTACAACAGCTGTATTTTCACcagataagaaataaaaatgtcctaCCTTGTCAGTGGGAGCAATGGTGTCCTCATCTTTCAAACCAGTGTTATCATCCAAACCTTTGCCCATGATAATCATCTCAATGATATCATCAGACACCTGCTGTTGTAGCGCTTCCTGAGGCTCAGTGTCTAACTGCCCCTCCACGTCCAGCAGCACACTGCTTGAGTTGTTTGCCTCAACAAATTCAGAAGGAGAAAACACTTCAGAGGGTTCTGAATTAAGCACAGGTGTATGAAGACTGCCGTGCTGGGATTTCTCTGTAGATTCTTCATGCTGATTCAGCACTGCATTAGGTTCAATTTGCTGCTGACTCTCCGTAGGCTGCTGAACCAACGCAGTACCGGTAGAGTCCTCTAGGTGTTTATTTTCCGTGGCACTCGGTTGAACTGCCACGGTCTGTTGGACAGCAGTCTTCTGAGTTTGCAACATGTCGGCAGTTGGCTGGACAGAGGGTACCTTCACCGGTGCAACACTGGCCACATTGGCGTGCAGAATTGAAGGTTGCCCAACCGACTGAAATATCTGCTGAATAGGAAATTGCAGAATATTTGCACCTCCTCGGCCCTGTGTAACCACGACAGGAACATTTACCTTATAAAGCTGCCCTacaaagagaaagatgaaaagctGCTTCAGTGAGTTGAACTACAGATCCATCTAGGCCAGCGTCCTGTTACCAGTAACAGCCAAGAGGAAATAATCAGGCAAACTACGGAGAAAAAGGATGTTTACAAAGTAGTACTTTCCCAAGCACACTTTCAGCCAGTTAGGAGTAAGAAAAAACCTTGCTTTAAATTTGTTAACGtgtcatttcagaaacaaaggagTACAAGATGAAACAGTAAACTGTTCCCCATCTCCATGGACAGTTCTTTCTTTTAAGGGCATCCCCCCTATAATACGGATACAGTCTTAAACATAAGACTCCTAGTTTATCTGTCTTCTCCTTGTACAAAGAGAACTCCAAATACTGAATCCTTAATTATTATCATCAGTGTTAGAATTAAGATGCCAGAGCTAGTTTGCCAAACtaatttaattattcttttctcCACACATTTGCTTACACATGCAGTCATTGATATCAGCCTACAGCATTCAAAACCTTAGAAGTTATACCCAAAATAGACATCTAGGACATTACTGCTTAAAAAAGAACAGCTGTTTAAGGAAAAAGTGAATCTATGACTGAAATAAGCCATCCATTCATCAAACTCCAACGAATACGAGCAAGTTTTTGTACGGCCAATTTCATCAGCAAAAGAGGGTGAGCAAAAAGGGTGATGGGTGgttacattttatttgaatataaaatCAACTTGATTCTGAAGCACCAGAATGTCTTTGTCAGTTTAAAACATGGAAAGACTACCCCTCATACAGGGCAAGGAGATATCTGTGCCTGGACCGACAAAGGTA
This genomic stretch from Anser cygnoides isolate HZ-2024a breed goose chromosome 3, Taihu_goose_T2T_genome, whole genome shotgun sequence harbors:
- the GTF2A1L gene encoding TFIIA-alpha and beta-like factor isoform X2 — its product is MAHGSPVLKLYKSVIEDVIEGVRELFAEEGVDEQVLKDLKQLWETKVMQSKATEGFFRHSHHSSQLTLQLPHTFHRVLQASSASLVIPAGRGLQHFTAAGLGASRPGATLTLPSGIAYPIHVPAGMTLQTTSGQLYKVNVPVVVTQGRGGANILQFPIQQIFQSVGQPSILHANVASVAPVKVPSVQPTADMLQTQKTAVQQTVAVQPSATENKHLEDSTGTALVQQPTESQQQIEPNAVLNQHEESTEKSQHGSLHTPVLNSEPSEVFSPSEFVEANNSSSVLLDVEGQLDTEPQEALQQQVSDDIIEMIIMGKGLDDNTGLKDEDTIAPTDKLEPTEQVESNLRSEKDICSDIEGIIQLDGTGDASPKEEIPHTKDTEENEFIGIIESEDLKILEDEDEGEDEEGDSISNMDSSSSSCDNEEPQIDIVEEDPLNSDDDVSEQDVPDLFDTDNVIVCQYDKIHRSKNKWKFYLKDGVMSFEGKDYVFAKAIGDAEW
- the GTF2A1L gene encoding TFIIA-alpha and beta-like factor isoform X6, yielding MWLHELSPEVGRSGNVHGASRPGATLTLPSGIAYPIHVPAGMTLQTTSGQLYKVNVPVVVTQGRGGANILQFPIQQIFQSVGQPSILHANVASVAPVKVPSVQPTADMLQTQKTAVQQTVAVQPSATENKHLEDSTGTALVQQPTESQQQIEPNAVLNQHEESTEKSQHGSLHTPVLNSEPSEVFSPSEFVEANNSSSVLLDVEGQLDTEPQEALQQQVSDDIIEMIIMGKGLDDNTGLKDEDTIAPTDKLEPTEQVESNLRSEKDICSDIEGIIQLDGTGDASPKEEIPHTKDTEENEFIGIIESEDLKILEDEDEGEDEEGDSISNMDSSSSSCDNEEPQIDIVEEDPLNSDDDVSEQDVPDLFDTDNVIVCQYDKIHRSKNKWKFYLKDGVMSFEGKDYVFAKAIGDAEW